The genomic region CCTCAACTACGTGGCGACCACGGACACGATGCTCGCCCTCTACGAGCGGAACCCGCGGCCGCCGGCCCATCTGCCGACGTTCGAGATCGTGTCGAGCGATCCGGACATCGCCGCGTGGGGCCTACAAGGTCAGTACGGGGTCCCCATGCCGAACATCCCGGAGATGGCGTCGGTGTGGGGAGCATGGTCCGATGCTCAGAGCCTGATCGCCAACGGCCAGGCCACACCTGAGCAAGCGTTGCAGGAAGCGGTCGCGAAGATCAAGGCCGCCCTCAAGTGTGAGTAGGTGAACCCACGGGGGGCAGCCCGGGGCTGCCCCCCGCTTCCCCCATGAACGGGCGGTCCCTCCTCACCCAGGGGCTCAAGTACGGGTTCGTCGCCCTCCTCGACGCGGCCGCTCTATGGGCCGTGATCGCCCTCCTCTTCCGCGGCGATTACATCCTCCTCGCCGTCCTCGGGATCGGCACCCTCGTCCTCAACTTCGTCATCCTTTCCCGCCGGGCGTACCCGCTGCGGTTCCTCCTCCCCGGGCTCGTATTCCTGTTCGCGATGGTCGTGTACCCGATCGGGTACACGGTGAACGTCTCCCTGACCAACCTCCAGACGGGAAACCTCCTCACCAAAGCCCAGGTCATCGCCCAGCTCGAGGGCCGCTACTACCTCCCCCCTCAGCCGGAGACGTTCACGTTCTGGGCGTTCCGCAACGCGCAGGGGGAGCTCGCGCTGCTCCTCACGTCAAGCGATGGCCGCACGTTCCTCTCTCAGGGGAACGAGCTCGTCCCAGTGGACCTCTCCGACCCGCGGTTCGTGCGGGGAGAGGACGGGACGGTGATCTCGTTCGATGGCTACACGCGGCTCACCCTCCCCGAGGTTTACCAGTCCCTGGGCGCCTTGGAGGCGCTCGACCTGCGGTGGGGGGAGGCACACGTGCGGCTGACGAGCGTCCGGGAGTTCGGGACGTTCCTGCGGAAGTACCAGTACCTTCCCGACCAGGATGCGATACTGGACCTGGAAACGAACGCCACGTACTACACCAAGGAGGGGTACTTCACCTCGCCCGAGGGGGTTCGCATCGAGCCCGGGTTCCAGATCTACGTGGGGTTCCGGAACTACCTCGACGTCCTCACCAACCCCGGCATCCGTGCCGACTTCACCCGTGTGTTCGGCTGGACGTTGGCG from Candidatus Bipolaricaulis anaerobius harbors:
- the malF gene encoding maltose ABC transporter permease MalF encodes the protein MNGRSLLTQGLKYGFVALLDAAALWAVIALLFRGDYILLAVLGIGTLVLNFVILSRRAYPLRFLLPGLVFLFAMVVYPIGYTVNVSLTNLQTGNLLTKAQVIAQLEGRYYLPPQPETFTFWAFRNAQGELALLLTSSDGRTFLSQGNELVPVDLSDPRFVRGEDGTVISFDGYTRLTLPEVYQSLGALEALDLRWGEAHVRLTSVREFGTFLRKYQYLPDQDAILDLETNATYYTKEGYFTSPEGVRIEPGFQIYVGFRNYLDVLTNPGIRADFTRVFGWTLAWSFLSVFFSFAVGLGLAYLLNDPYVRGRFVYRSLLIIPYAMPAFISALVWAGLFNTDLGVINRVLGDLFGVKVRWLQDPMWARTALIFINVWLTYPYMMIVSLGALQSISQELFEAARVDGATSWQRFWRITMPLLWVSVAPLLIGSFAFTFNNFTIIWLVTAGRPAVLGAATPAGATDILISWTYRLAFEGERGNQLGLASAVSIIIFIIIAVISAVNFRFTRALEDVSRSV